A region from the Drosophila ananassae strain 14024-0371.13 chromosome 2L, ASM1763931v2, whole genome shotgun sequence genome encodes:
- the LOC6494610 gene encoding centrosome-associated zinc finger protein CP190 gives MGEVKSVKVDNWGVFFLQKLQNFFNKTDYCDLTLQFRDNSQLKVHRLVLSACTDYFNVLEQTCDIVDDALIMPNEFQADVVVPIVNFMYTGTLEFELKMYGKLLRTAKEMNMTVLLKLLEAHRRTMENVNRQQRPPSPKGIRRRTIPVNSGPPQQRVLGPSPNRGVGAVGNTATTLRPNTQRGSTGNTIIRSSGATNNRTQYAETTIIKQEPTSPFEQLRKGYNNNKRPAQTSLLSPPSKKPSLEEVKEFAEQQRMRKQIAAEYGDHDTDYDGGMIFDDVHAGDDDDDDVPPQPSTSKQQQSTSLASPQGTQTQLEHGTTTIILKQDSPSQTPTIIVKDSSNAKLNHTKIIAEVLRQYPHIVKGHKNIKLKIMPNTTPTPSSEKSTPTSAKRASPVSSSVTPSAATSPHKKLHVSFKSDKNTPLITSQQKSSVAQQKSPVATTQTNASQANSGANAAAGQKRRIDSKTMHALIAQGAENTTGPWLCLRCGVNGRPISIPSYRGFRRHLINTHKETIDSALCEHCGWRSSNNRELHFHMYTEHQIKSQLYTFPECALCNQAYSTKSELEAHINEAHTDDNKQQCIYCNKVFEQELQLYRHMKSYHKAQALEDGIIDETDEEFLGSQGEEDEDGEAGETEEEPEQSGKVRILSDISLPATSAITVHQEVEQVQQEVKFVGADGNEVELTEEQRKEILSQLNQQQAGAAAGGVVMVLSEPDADQVKPETDEKSLAGTEEEYDDSQIYSELAAADSVESGKKGIADESKESIDNLEWAENLIAESEEQTTKETKLEKSRDDISEKLKELTGDWTEDENEDDVDDKPATAELASELATKESEPAESQTADEEEDDIDLALQSMHKSSEQQATTKAGDEPAEEEIEATAPVNSQSDKMEVDADAAAEPKSSVVTDVQIKTEEGIETEQEEFIKEEVPISDTSLPEVESEAPAASVAPEGEDDVHLEAENIRKELLDELIAGAEKPEDEPESINAPPGVETTSADVSTDAAEEELVPPTQMPVEQSIAMDVDDSEAEKPSENKDESKAEEDTQQIPLESETEIAEKTKPEATTTSDKVETEDAPAADKVKSLISEWVDDEDDEDENGVSAAAKAEL, from the exons ATGGGAGAAGTCAAGTCGGTAAAGGTGGACAACTGGGGCGTCTTTTTCCTCCAGAAGCTCCAGAACTTCTTTAACAAAACGGATTACTGCGATCTGACGCTCCAGTTTCGGGATAACTCACAGCTGAAGGTCCATCGCCTAGTGCTCAGCGCCTGCACGGACTACTTTAATGTCCTGGAGCAGACTTGCGACATTGTGGACGATGCCCTGATCATGCCGAACGAGTTCCAGGCGGACGTGGTGGTGCCCATTGTCAACTTCATGTATACGGGCACCCTCGAGTTTGAGCTGAAGATGTATGGCAAACTGTTGCGCACCGCCAAGGAGATGAACATGACCGTTCTGCTGAAACTGTTGGAGGCCCACAGAAGGACCATGGAGAATGTTAACCGCCAGCAACGG CCCCCGAGTCCCAAGGGCATCCGGCGTCGCACTATACCTGTCAACTCCGGCCCACCCCAACAACGAGTTCTGGGTCCTTCGCCAAATCGAGGAGTCGGTGCGGTGGGAAACACAGCGACCACTCTGCGACCAAACACACAACGTGGGTCCACCGGAAACACGATTATCCGCTCTTCTGGCGCTACCAACAACCGCACTCAGTACGCCGAGACGACCATCATTAAGCAGGAACCCACATCGCCGTTTGAACAGCTACGCAAGGGATACAACAACAATAAGCGGCCAGCCCAGACCAGCCTGCTGTCACCGCCCTCAAAGAAGCCCAGCCTCGAGGAGGTCAAGGAATTTGCCGAGCAGCAGCGAATGCGTAAACAAATAGCAGCAGAGTACGGAGATCACGATACGGACTATGACGGCGGCATGATCTTCGATGATGTGCACGCTGgcgacgatgacgatgacgatgtgCCTCCACAGCCCTCTACGTCCAAGCAGCAACAGTCAACATCACTGGCATCACCACAAGGCACCCAAACTCAACTGGAACATGGCACCACTACCATTATCCTCAAACAGGACTCGCCCAGTCAAACGCCCACAATTATCGTAAAGGATTCTTCCAACGCCAAGCTGAACCACACCAAGATCATTGCCGAAGTTCTGCGACAGTATCCGCACATTGTGAAGGGCCACAAGAACATAAAGCTGAAAATAATGCCCAACACCACACCAACTCCATCATCCGAAAAGTCCACTCCGACATCAGCAAAGCGGGCATCGCCCGTATCTTCGTCAGTCACGCCTTCAGCAGCCACTTCGCCCCACAAAAAGCTGCATGTGTCCTTCAAGTCGGATAAGAACACGCCTCTGATTACATCCCAGCAAAAGTCGTCCGTTGCACAGCAGAAATCGCCGGTGGCGACCACTCAGACGAATGCTTCTCAGGCGAATTCCGGCGCCAACGCGGCTGCCGGGCAGAAGCGACGAATCGATAGCAAAACCATGCATGCATTGATCGCCCAGGGAGCTGAGAACACCACTG GTCCCTGGCTGTGCCTCAGGTGCGGTGTCAATGGACGTCCGATAAGCATTCCGTCATATCGGGGCTTCCGCCGCCATTTGATTAACACACACAAAGAAACGATCGATTCAGCGCTTTGCGAACATTGCGGGTGGCGGTCGAGCAACAATAGGGAGCTCCACTTCCACATGTACACGGAGCATCAGATCAAGTCGCAGCTGTACACCTTCCCCGAATGCGCTCTGTGCAACCAGGCGTACTCCACCAAGTCGGAGCTGGAGGCACACATCAACGAGGCGCACACCGACGACAACAAGCAGCAGTGCATCTACTGCAACAAGGTGTTTGAGCAGGAACTACAACTGTACCGGCATATGAAGAGCTATCACAAGGCGCAGGCATTGGAGGATGGCATTATTGATGAAACGGACGAGGAGTTCCTCGGCTCGCAGGGAGAGGAGGACGAGGATGGTGAGGCTGGTGAGACGGAAGAGGAGCCAGAACAGTCGGGCAAGGTCCGCATCCTGTCAGACATCAGTCTGCCGGCCACAAGTGCCATAACAGTGCATCAAGAGGTAGAGCAGGTGCAGCAGGAGGTCAAGTTCGTCGGCGCTGACGGCAATGAAGTGGAGCTCACGGAAGAGCAAAGGAAAGAGATTCTATCTCAACTCAACCAACAACAGGCAGGAGCGGCCGCTGGCGGCGTTGTCATGGTCCTAAGCGAGCCAGACGCTGACCAGGTGAAGCCGGAGACGGATGAGAAGTCGCTGGCTGGCACAGAGGAGGAGTACGACGACAGCCAGATATACAGCGAGCTGGCGGCCGCAGACTCTGTGGAAAGTGGAAAGAAGGGCATTGCTGACGAGAGCAAGGAGTCGATCGATAATTTAGAATGGGCAGAGAATCTGATTGCCGAGTCCGAGGAACAGACAACTAAAGAG ACAAAATTGGAAAAATCTCGAGATGACATTAGCGAAAAGCTAAAGGagctgaccggcgactggacaGAGGACGAGAATGAGGATGATGTCGATGACAAGCCCGCCACTGCAGAGCTGGCTAGCGAACTGGCCACCAAAGAATCGGAACCAGCCGAGAGTCAAACTGCCGATGAAGAGGAAGATGACATCGACCTGGCCCTGCAGTCCATGCACAAGAGTTCCGAGCAACAAGCGACGACGAAAGCTGGCGACGAACCGGCTGAGGAAGAAATTGAAGCAACCGCTCCTGTTAACAGCCAGTCGGATAAAATGGAAGTTGATGCGGATGCGGCGGCCGAACCTAAGTCATCGGTAGTGACGGATGTCCAGATTAAGACGGAAGAAGGGATTGAAACAGAACAGGAAGAATTCATAAAGGAAGAGGTCCCCATATCGGACACTAGTCTTCCCGAAGTTGAGTCGGAAGCACCTGCGGCGAGTGTTGCCCCTGAAGGTGAGGATGATGTGCACCTGGAAGCCGAGAATATTCGAAAGGAGCTTCTGGATGAACTAATAGCTGGCGCTGAAAAGCCCGAGGACGAGCCAGAGTCAATTAATGCTCCTCCAGGTGTAGAAACGACATCGGCGGACGTGTCAACTGATGCGGCGGAAGAGGAACTAGTGCCTCCGACACAAATGCCAGTCGAGCAGTCCATTGCAATGGATGTGGATGACTCGGAGGCAGAGAAGCCGTCAGAAAACAAGGACGAATCCAAAGCGGAGGAAGACACACAGCAGATACCTTTGGAATCTGAAACTGAAATAGCCGAGAAGACGAAACCAGAGGCGACGACAACATCAGACAAAGTTGAAACGGAAGATGCACCCGCTGCTGATAAGGTGAAGAGTCTCATTAGCGAATGGGTGGACGACGAGGATGATGAGGATGAGAATGGTGTGAGTGCGGCAGCGAAGGCGGAACTATAA
- the LOC6494295 gene encoding zinc transporter ZIP1 codes for MSLQNTTWVTENTPTDATNRGDLEKILAMVVLGLGSFGSGILPAFISERNRLRFPLFTSLLLCFGAGILLATALVHILPEVREQMNSNFAEVAMCGGFFIIYFIDEFIHYFFGEAIHHDHSHSNPEPDAPRNRNGYGAVGERAPLLSSEQDLTAHHHDHHHDHDHPHSSSGCDDAAVEDANARICHTSHTEPCVQSMTGTLGLFVALSLHSAIEGLAIGVQNSSTKVLFLLGAVACHKFVMGFCLGLEFRSNPQTSFRAQLAGISVFAAGAVCGIALGMLIVDVPSGWSTKTLPIIQALAGGTLFYVTVCEVIPREKARWHTTPSRRWAGFAQFATVLAGFATMCIINFYLSDE; via the exons ATGAGTCTGCAGAACACAACATGGGTTACGGAAAACACCCCCACGGATGCCACGAATCGTGGTGACCTGGAAAAGATTTTGGCCATGGTTGTCCTTGGATTGGGAAGTTTTGGTTCGGGCATATTGCCCGCCTTTATTTCGGAACGGAATCGTTTGCGATTTCCATTATTTACTTCGCTTCTGCTGTGTTTCGGTGCCGGCATTCTGCTCGCCACCGCATTGGTGCATATTCTTCCAGAG GTGCGCGAGCAAATGAACTCCAATTTTGCTGAAGTGGCGATGTGCGGAGGATTCttcattatatattttatagatgAGTTCATACACTATTTTTTCGGCGAGGCAATCCATCACGACCATTCGCATTCAAACCCGGAACCGGATGCTCCCAGGAATCGAAACGGCTACGGAGCAGTGGGCGAGCGGGCGCCCTTGTTATCATCGGAGCAAGATCTTACAGCTCACCACCATGACCA CCATCACGACCATGATCACCCGCACTCCTCATCCGGTTGCGATGACGCCGCCGTTGAGGACGCCAATGCCCGCATCTGCCACACGAGCCACACCGAACCGTGTGTCCAGTCGATGACGGGCACCCTGGGACTCTTTGTCGCCCTCTCCCTGCACTCGGCCATCGAAGGGTTGGCGATCGGCGTTCAAAATTCGTCCACAAAG GTTCTATTTCTACTAGGGGCCGTCGCATGCCACAAGTTCGTTATGGGCTTTTGTCTGGGTCTCGAATTTCGCTCCAATCCCCAGACGAGTTTTCGCGCCCAACTAGCTGGCATTTCGGTGTTTGCCGCCGGAGCGGTATGCGGAATTGCACTGGGTATGCTTATCGTGGATGTGCCATCTGGTTGGTCCACTAAAACCCTACCCATAATCCAAGCGCTGGCTGGGGGAACGCTCTTCTACGTCACTGTCTGCGAAGTGATACCGCGGGAAAAGGCGCGCTGGCACACGACCCCATCGAGACGCTGGGCCGGATTTGCGCAGTTCGCAACTGTGCTGGCCGGCTTCGCCACCATGTGCATCATAAACTTTTATCTTTCTG ATGAATaa
- the LOC6494620 gene encoding uncharacterized protein LOC6494620 — protein sequence MKLNSKFDRSRPTIIVVPLKMHRRCIICGQEPSDHFVYPRNLTEARRWQSLVNMSSVNVEPESLCRHGCVCSSHLDVVESSSSDLDNSKKRSCGGMPPRGSRSRSSIDRRPNIKFSSPTEIFLLGEKSSENQQIENKINCTCDNGGPCNRAMTAKNTPPILLQPMDSSSSSKGSSKGNSKGKQVLPNSKKQPDNAEGGQRKNDDQKMATGEKSAPKGLPFNRPCGCPYPTNSRAIEEIQAQARSIICKCNGMQTVNLPKSQSQDSKPLSAKSSSKGNRADGKRSSPKRSRKANVKSNESYTQREPGQNTCTCACSCNETTPSENNQMPFRGPQPRMRIPQNVPHNVPQSLGQQMQTFHNSQRQNQMQFAPPNGQEPHRTKSCQVCIFLQPKDKNNNNKEIQVPWGMRNPEVPGQAECSCQTPTPTCMCGLCGQAPSTSLGFGSSFGQTRGFPGYAATRPQKTNAINVLLMPGSRNDFDSCCCPNTFLPSAPAPEILVQESDLTDCDERADFPPVDLPSYRVCRAATSDPKENANENNEKEDSANVLVLEDNELEACQPENTNLCGCPPEPESFSYQFGGGQKQPSMWCKDAQKGIPELGKNWNDADAASNYTKVLEQQRVRINELETLLQQHNALQQTIQAKVAELQCNDNAPFKG from the coding sequence ATGAAActaaattcaaaatttgatCGTTCACGTCCCACCATTATTGTTGTCCCCTTGAAAATGCATCGTCGTTGTATAATCTGTGGTCAGGAGCCTAGTGATCATTTTGTCTATCCGCGCAATCTCACGGAGGCGCGTCGCTGGCAGAGCCTGGTCAACATGAGTTCTGTTAATGTGGAGCCAGAATCGTTATGTCGCCACGGCTGCGTTTGCTCCTCCCATTTGGACGTGGTGGAGTCGTCCTCCTCGGATCTGGATAATTCCAAAAAAAGAAGCTGCGGTGGCATGCCTCCTCGAGGTTCTAGAAGCCGAAGTTCGATTGACCGACGACCCAACATTAAATTTTCCTCTCCTACGGAAATATTTCTCCTAGGTGAAAAAAGCTCAGAAAATCaacaaatagaaaacaaaataaattgtacgTGCGATAATGGTGGTCCCTGTAATAGAGCAATGACGGCCAAAAACACTCCTCCCATATTGCTTCAGCCGATGGACTCTTCTAGCTCTTCTAAAGGGAGCTCTAAAGGGAACTCTAAAGGGAAACAGGTTCTTCCCAACTCCAAGAAACAGCCGGATAACGCGGAAGGTGGCCAACGGAAAAACGACGACCAAAAAATGGCCACCGGGGAAAAGTCTGCTCCAAAAGGTCTACCATTTAACCGACCCTGTGGCTGTCCATATCCCACAAACTCCAGAGCCATCGAGGAGATTCAAGCCCAAGCTAGAAGCATAATATGCAAATGCAATGGCATGCAAACTGTTAATTTGCCCAAATCGCAATCTCAGGATTCCAAACCGTTGTCGGCGAAGTCCTCGTCGAAAGGTAACAGAGCAGATGGCAAAAGGTCTTCACCGAAGCGCAGCCGGAAGGCAAACGTTAAATCAAACGAGTCCTATACTCAAAGGGAACCTGGACAGAACACCTGTACTTGCGCCTGCAGCTGCAATGAAACGACACCCAGTGAAAACAACCAGATGCCCTTCAGAGGTCCACAACCTAGAATGAGAATTCCCCAAAATGTTCCCCATAATGTTCCTCAAAGTCTTGGCCAACAAATGCAGACCTTTCACAACTCTCAAAGGCAAAACCAAATGCAGTTTGCTCCTCCAAATGGCCAGGAACCACACAGAACCAAAAGCTGTCAGGTGTGCATATTCCTTCAGCccaaagataaaaataataataacaaagaaATCCAAGTACCGTGGGGCATGCGGAATCCAGAAGTTCCCGGCCAGGCCGAATGCAGCTGCCAAACACCTACCCCAACTTGCATGTGTGGGTTATGTGGACAAGCTCCTTCCACCTCATTAGGTTTTGGGTCCAGTTTTGGGCAGACAAGGGGTTTTCCCGGTTACGCAGCCACTAGGCCGCAAAAGACAAACGCCATCAATGTTCTTCTAATGCCTGGCTCCCGGAATGACTTCGACTCGTGCTGCTGTCCAAATACGTTTCTTCCGTCAGCTCCGGCTCCCGAGATCCTCGTACAGGAGTCGGACTTGACGGATTGCGACGAACGGGCTGACTTTCCCCCGGTAGACTTGCCCAGCTACCGAGTGTGCCGTGCGGCAACATCGGATCCAaaagaaaatgcaaatgagAATAATGAGAAGGAAGATAGCGCAAATGTTTTGGTACTGGAGGATAATGAATTGGAAGCTTGCCAACCAGAGAATACCAACTTGTGCGGGTGTCCACCGGAACCGGAATCGTTTAGTTATCAGTTTGGAGGAGGGCAGAAACAGCCATCCATGTGGTGCAAAGACGCGCAAAAAGGAATTCCTGAATTGGGTAAAAACTGGAACGACGCCGATGCAGCATCGAACTACACTAAGGTACTGGAACAGCAGAGAGTACGCATCAATGAGCTGGAAACTCTACTGCAGCAGCACAATGCGTTGCAGCAGACCATCCAGGCAAAGGTGGCCGAATTGCAATGCAACGATAATGCACCTTTCAAGGGGTGA
- the LOC6494285 gene encoding ATP synthase subunit O, mitochondrial, which translates to MASVNRLAILSRALSSAATQQTVKPPVQVFGLEGRYASALYSAASKLNQLDQVEKDLTALQATIKGDKKLREYVTSPIINKKVMATALKEASQKLSFAPATGNLLGLLADNGRLKKLDTVISAYKTIMAAHRGEVVCEVVTAKPLDASQNKQLEAALKSFLKGNQSLKITSRVDPSIIGGLIVSIGDKYVDMSIASKVKLYTDVIQSAA; encoded by the exons ATGGCCTCCGTTAACAGATTGGCAATTTTG AGCCGCGCTCTCAGCTCCGCTGCTACCCAGCAGACGGTGAAGCCGCCAGTCCAGGTGTTCGGATTGGAGGGTCGCTATGCCAGCGCCTTGTACTCGGCCGCATCGAAGCTGAACCAGCTGGATCAGGTGGAGAAGGATCTTACTGCCTTGCAGGCCACCATTAAGGGTGACAAGAAGCTGCGCGAGTATGTGACCAGCCCCATCATCAACAAGAAGGTCATGGCCACCGCTCTGAAGGAAGCTTCACAGAAGCTGAGCTTCGCCCCGGCCACCGGCAATCTGCTGGGTCTTCTGGCCGACAACGGTCGCCTCAAGAAGTTGGACACCGTGATCAGCGCCTACAAGACCATCATGGCTGCCCACCGTGGTGAGGTCGTCTGCGAGGTGGTCACCGCCAAGCCATTGGATGCCTCCCAGAACAAGCAGCTCGAGGCGGCCCTCAAG TCTTTCCTGAAGGGCAACCAGTCCCTGAAGATCACCTCCCGTGTGGATCCCAGCATCATTGGTGGTCTGATCGTTTCCATTGGAGACAAGTACGTGGACATGAGCATTGCCAGCAAGGTGAAGCTGTACACAGATGTCATTCAGTCAGCTGCCTAG
- the LOC6494274 gene encoding protein SET, producing MSSVPKRAKLDGAPADGNTAASASAAAGNNEEESEALEQIDACQNEIDALNEKASEEILKVEQKYNKLRKPCYEKRSELVKRIPNFWVTSFINHPQVSGILDEEEEECLHALNKLEVEEFEDIKSGYRINFHFDENPYFENKVLTKEFHLNSAAASENGDWPASTSTPINWKEGKNLLKQLLTKPYVNKKKRHSEYKTFFDWFSDNTDPVNDEIAELIKDDLWPNPLQYYLVPDIEVEPEDEEDNDDNEEETFEDEDGEDGEGDEDDEDDDDK from the exons ATGTCGAGCGTGCCAAAGCGAGCCAAACTGGACGGCGCCCCCGCCGATGGAAACACAGCGGCCTCAGCATCCGCCGCCGCCGGCAACAACGAGGAGGAGTCGGAGGCGCTGGAGCAGATCGATGCCTGCCAGAATGAGATCGACGCGCTAAACGAGAAGGCCAGCGAAGAGATCCTCAAGGTGGAACAGAAATACAACAAGCTAAGGAAACCCTGCTATGAGAAGCGTAGCGAGCTGGTCAAGCGCATCCCCAACTTCTGGGTGACCTCG TTCATCAACCACCCGCAAGTGTCTGGCATTctggacgaggaggaggaagagtgCCTGCACGCTCTTAACAAATTGGAGGTGGAGGAGTTTGAGGACATTAAATCTGGCTACCGTATCAACTTCCACTTTGACGAGAATCCTTACTTTGAAAACAAGGTCCTCACCAAAGAGTTCCACCTTAATTCCGCGG cTGCTTCCGAAAATGGTGATTGGCCTGCATCTACAAGCACACCTATCAACTGGAAGGAGGGTAAAAACCTGCTCAAACAACTGCTGACGAAACCTTATGTTAACAAGAAGAAGCGTCATTCTGAGTACAAGACCTTCTTCGACTGGTTTTCGGACAATACCGATCCCGTAAACGACGAGATCGCAGAACTGATAAAGGACGACCTTTGGCCAAATCCACTGCAGTATTATCTGGTACCTGATATTGAGGTGGAGCCCGAGGACGAAGAGGACAACGACGACAACGAAGAAGAAACTTTCGAAGACGAGGATGGTGAGGACGGCGAAGGTGACGAAGACGATGAGGATGACG ATGACAAGTAA